The window CGACGGAGCGCAGCAGCCCGACGCGCGTGTCCGCGCGATGTTGCTCGCCCGGGGCGGTGATCGGCACTCCCGAGACGACCGGGGTGACGGCGACGACCGGGGCCTTGCTTGCACGCAGCGCCTCCCGGACGCCGGGCAGGGCGAGGATCGGCCCGACGCTCGCGAGCGGGTTGCTCGGCGCGATCACGACGAGGTCGGCGGTGAGGATCGCCTCCAGCACGCCGGGGGCGGGGGCGGCGGTGTCGGCGTTGCGGTACGAGATCGCGCGGACGTCGTCGCGCGAGCGGCGCGCGACGTGAAACTCCTGGAAGTGCAGGAGCTCACCGGCCGCGGTGAGGACGTAGGAGGTCACCTCGTCCTCGGTCATCGGCAGCACCGGCGTCGCGACGCCGAGGCCGACCGCCAGGCGCCGCGTCACCTCGGCCAGACCGACACCGTCCCGCAGCAGCCCGGTACGGAGCAGGTGCGTCCCCAGGTCCAGGTCGCCGAGGTGGAACCAGGGGTCTCCGCCGAGCGAGCGGACCGCGTCCATCACCCGCCAGGACTCTCCCTGCACGCCCCAGCCGCGTTCGAGGTCCTGCCGCCCGGAGAGGGCGTAGAGCGTCGTGTCGAGGTCAGGGCAGACCCGCAGGCCGTGCACCCAGAGGTCGTCCGCGGTGTTGACGACGACGGTCAACTCGCTCGGTTCGTTCAGTTCGGCGAGCAGCGCCCGCCAGAACCGCGACGCGCCGACGCCGCCGCCCAGTCCCACGATCACCCGCGGACCTCCCTGGAGTGGGGGTGTAGCCGCTCATGCTCCGTGACCGCGCCCGCTCGCGCCATGGACGGGCGGACGAAGGTCCGTGCACCGGCTTGTACGCGGCTCCAAGCCGGGCTGCCGGTCTACGCGCCGGGAGTCTGTTCCCGCAGCGCCCAGGATTCGAGCGCCCACCACACCTCGATCAGGGTCTCGGTGTCGTCGAGGTCCGCGCCGGTCAGCTCGGCGTACCGGGCCAGCCGGTACCGGACGGTGTTGACGTGGACGGACAGCGCCGCCGCCGTCTCCGCGATGTGCCGCCGGCAGGCGAGGAACGTGCGGACCGTCGACAGGACGATCCCGGCGGTCGCGCCGGTGGCCAGGACCGGCGTCGCGTACCGGGCGAGCAGCGCCTCGGAGAGCTCACCCTCCTCGACGACCGCGATCCGGATCGAGAGCGTGTTGTTGTCGACCAGGCCCTGCCGCTGGAACCGGGCGGCGACGTTCAGCAGCCGCGTCGCCTCGCCGAAGGCCTGGGGGAACCCGGCGGGCGGGACGGGGCCGGAGACGGCCAGCACGGCGCCGTCGGACTCCACCGTGGGCCGCTTGGCGGTGACGGCGACGACGTCCCCGTCGATCCATCCGATCAGCGGCCGGAAGTTCGACGTCGCGCCCGAGTACTCCAGGCGGCGGGACAACGCGTGCCGGTGCTCCTCGGGGTGCCGGCCGCGGCTGACCCAGTACTCGGCGTCGGGCACCAGGCCGTAGGCCACGCCGCCGACCAGGACCTCGGCGGGCAGCAGGGTGCCGGTGAGCAGCCGCTGGAGGAACGCGAGCCGCTCCTGTTCGTCGCGGCGGGCGAACTCGATGTCGATCTGCTGCCGTTCGGCGACGACCTCGGTCGAGTAACGGTCCGTCAGGTCCCAGAGCAGGCGCGTTGCGTGGAGCACGTCGACGGCGGGGATCGCCAGCTCCGTCGCCGTGGTCAGGAACTCCTCGCGCAGCAGGCCCATCACCGCGCGGTAGGCGCCGACGACGACGTCGGCCGGGATGCCCTGCAGCGCGCGCTGGCCGCCGGACTGCCGCTCGGTCTCCTCCGCCTCGGCCGGCAGGTCCGGGCTCCCCCGCAGGACCGACACGACCCGCAGGACGTTGCGGCGGGCCGAGCTCCGGAGGGACGGGAGCGGGATCCGGTCGTACCCGGCGAACTCGCGCACCGCCTTCACCTGGGCGGCGACCAGCGCTTCCTCGCGCTCCATCAGCGCGTCGGCAACCGCGGTCAGGCTGCGCGGGGTGGCGTCGAGCACCCGTCCTCCTCTTGGAGCGGCCTACAAATCAAGGGGCCACCGTTCGTAGCGGACTCCATTGTGACCCCGGTCTCACTCCCGAACCATGAACGGCACAAGCCGGGCATGTCGACGCCTCGGTTTCACGTCCCGGTCAACCGGCGCGGCGAACAGACCCTGGCCCCCCACACCTTCGAGGAGACCCACGTGCGAGTCCACTCCAGGCGCTTCCTCACCGCGACTCCGATCGTGCTGAGTGCAGCGCTCGTGCTGAGCTCCTGCGGCGGCGGCAGCAGCGACAGCGACGCCACGGCGGCGAACGCCGCCCAGTCCGAAGCCGTCGTCACCGACCCGGCCGGGGCGCCGGTCGACGCGGCCGGCACCGACTCCGCGGCCGCGGACCCCGCTGCCGCACCGGTCTCGGACGCCGCGGGCGAAGCCGCCGCGGGGCAGGCGCCCGTCACCGGTGCGGCCGCGCCCGTGGAGTCGGCCGGCTCCGCCGCGAACAAGTCGTCGGCGAAGAAGGCCGGGACGTCCTCGGACACCTCGGCCAAGGGCGCGGCCGGCGCCTCCCTCGGCGGGCTGACGAGCATCGACTCCGCTGCCGAGCGCGCGGCCAACGATCGCGTCGCGGCGCAACGGGGCGGCGCCACCGACACGGGCGTCACCAAGGACTCGATCAAGATGGGCACCGTCGGCATGTACGGCATGGCCCTGGGCAACCTGCTGATCGGGCCGATCGCGGCCGGCATCAAGGCCACCTTCACCTCGATCAACGACCGCGGCGGCGTGCTCGGCCGTCGGCTGTCGTTGGTCGACTGCGACGACGGCCCGGGCGAGGTCTCCCGCTCGAAAGCCTGCATCAAGAAGCTCGTCGGCCAGGACAAGATCTTCGCGTTCATGGGCTACACGAGCTGGGCGTCCGCGTCGATCCACTCCGACCTGGCGCAGTACAAGGTTCCGGCCATCGGCACCTGGGCCTACTCCCAGACCGAGTGGCAGGACCCGTACATGTTCCCGACCCACATGTCGATGGTTCACGAGGCGATGACCAACGCCCATTGGGTGAAGAACGTCATCAAGCCCAAGACCTACGGCCTGCTCTGCCTGACCAGCCCCGAGATGCAGCTCTCGTGCAGCGAGGTGCAGCGGATCCTCGACGCCTCCGGCGCCAAGATGGTCAAGAAGGTCGACGTCGGCATCACCGAGACCTCCATGTCCGGCCAGGTCCTCGCGATGCGCGCCGCGAACCCCGACCACGTCATCCACTACGTGATCAACGCGGCCACCACCACCAAGTTCCTCGTCGAGGCGTCCCAGCAGAACTACTACCCGCCGAAGGGCATCTCCGGTAACCACATGGCCGGCGAGATCATCGGCTCGCTGTTCGGCAAGCACCCGGCCGGCCGGTACTGGACCAACACGACGTACAAGCTCTGGGGCACCGAGTTCATGGCGATCATGAACCGCTACGCCCGCGGCAACAAGGGTCTGAACCACCACATCGTCCAGGCCAGCTACGTCGGCGCCCTGGTGTTCGAGCGCGCCGCCAAGGCCGTCGGCCCGAACCTGACCCGCGAACGGCTGATGGCCCAGCTCTCCAACGGCGACGTCTACGCCGCCGATGCCTCCCTGGAGCAGAGCTGGTCGTGGAACAAGGCCGAACGCGGCGGCACCGGCGCCAACCAGACCTGGAGCGACAAGCAGGGCCAGGGCCGCGAGTACATGTACAAGTACGAGAACACGAACACCATCGCCAACCCCGACGGCAGTCCCTCCGGCTTCGCTCCCGACAAGGACCAGTTCGTCATCTACACCAACAAGTGAGTCGCTCTCCGCTGGGGTAGATCAGCCCGCCACAGCACGACCGCCACAACAGGGCGGGCACCGGACTCCCGGTGCCCGCCCTTCTTCCTGTGCGCCGGGGTCGGCTTCACTCGCTGGGGACAGGCTCTACTCGCCAGGCCTGGCGAGTGAAGGCTGGCGCCGGCGAGTGAAGCGCAACCGCCGGCGAGTGACGGCCGGCGCCGGCGAGTGAAGGCTGGCGCCGGCGAGTGAAGGCTGGCGCCGGCGAGTGAAGCGCAACCGCACGGTCAGCGCGTCGTGCGCTCGAGGATCGTCACGACGGCGAGGGCCTCGTGGTTCCGGGCCACCCGCGGCTTCACTGGCCGCAGCGTCTTCACTGGCCGCACCCGTCTTCACAGGCCCGGCCGGGCTGGTGAAGCAGGCGCTCGGCTTGTGAAGACGTCGCTCCGGGTCGCCTGGGGGCGCCGGCGCGGGTGCGCCGGGGTCGGCTTCACTCGCTGGGGACAGGCTCTACTCGCCAGGCCTGGCGAGTGAAGGCTGGCGCCGGCGAGTGAAGCGCAACCGCCGGCGAGTGAGGGCTGGCGCCGGCGAGTGAGCCCTGGCCCCGGCGAGTGAAGCGCAACCGCACGGGGTCAGCGCGTCGTGCGCTCGAGGATGGTGACGACGGCGACGGCCTCGTGGTCGCCGAGGATCCCGCCCGAGTTCTGGGCGAGGGCGAGGCGGGCGCCGGGGACCTGGCGGGCGCTGCAGCGGCCACGCAGCTGGTCGGCGAGCTCGACGATCTGGCCGCAGCCGGTGGCGCCGACGGGGTGGCCCCGCGAGAGCAGGCCACCGCTGGGGTTGACCGGACGCCGGCCGCCGGGGCCGGTGACGCCGTCGCGGAGGAGGCCGAGGGCCCCACCCTCGGGGCAGAGCCCGATCTCCTCGAGGCAGAACAACTCCGCCGGGGCGGCGGCGTCGTGGACCTCGACGACGTCGATGTCGTGCGGGCCGACACCGGCCTGGATGAACGCCTTCGCGGCGGCGAGCCCGGCCGGGAAATCCGGGGTCGTCGGGTCGTTGCTGACGATCCCCTGCCCCGCGACGCGCACGCTGCGGCGACCGAGCCGCTTCGCGAGCCGGTCGGAGACGACCACGACCGCGGCGGCGCCGTCGCCGATCGGGGCGCACATCGACAGCCGCAGCGGGTCGGAGATCACCCGGCCGGCGAGCACCTCCTCGACGGTCGTCGGGGTGGTGAACTGCGCTGCGGGGTTGAGCGCGCCGAACGCGCGCGACTTCACGACGACGCGGGCGAGGTCGTGAACGTCGCCGCCGGCCTTCTCCAGGTACACCGCGCCCTTGTGGGCGTAGTGGTCCATGAATGCCGACGCGGTGGGGGCGCCCTCACCCGCGGGCCGCGCCTCCCCGAGCGTCGTGGTCGCGACGAGGGTGCGCATGTCCGGCCGGCGCAAAGTGTCGGTGGCGGAGGCGAGCGCGCCGAAGACCCGCGCCTTGTCGGGCACGGTCATCTTCTCGACGCCGACGGCCAGGGCCGCGTCGAGCATCCCGCCGCGAACCGCCGTCACCGCCAACGAGAGCGCCGACGAGCTCGACGCGCACGCGTTCTCGACGTTGACGATCGGCGCCCCGAGCAGCCCGGAGCCCCGCAGGAACACCTGGCCGCGGATCATCTCCTGCCCGAGCAGCAGCCCGGCCGCGGCATTCCCGAGGAACACCTGGCCGATCTCGGTGGCCGCGAGCCCGCCGTCGGCCAGGGCGGCGGCCACGGCCTGGGAGGCCAGCACCTCCGGCCCGTGCGGCGATCGCCCGAAGGTCGTCATGGCCGCGCCCGCGATCCAGGCGTCAGCCATGACGATCAACCATGACGATCAGCCATGACGGCCCATCAGATGTTGCGTCCCAGGCCGGCCCAGTAGGGGGCACGGACCTCGCGCTTCGCGACCTTGCCGTAGGTGGTCTTCGGCAGGGCGGCGACGACGTCGACTCCCTTGGGCTTCTTGTAGCCCGCGAGGTACTGCCCGCTCCACGAGATCAGCTCGGCCGGGTCGAGGGTCGCGCCCCCGGCCGGCACGACGACGGCGTGGACCGCCTCGCCCCACTTCTCGTGGGGCACGCCGATGACGCAGGCCTCCGCGACCGCCGGGTGCGTGAGAAGCACGTCCTCGATCTCGTGCGGGTAGACGTTCAGCCCGCCGGAGATGATGAGGTCCTTGAGCCGGTCGAGGATGAACAGATAGCCGTGTTCATCGACCATCCCCACGTCGCCGGTGTGCAGCCAACCGCCGGCGAGGGTCTCCGCCGTCGCGTCGGGCCGGTTCCAGTACCCGGCCATCAGTGTCGGGCCGCGCAGGCAGATCTCGCCCGCCTCGCCGGGCGGCATCTCGTTGCCCTCGGGGTCGAGGATCTTGAGCTCGATGCCGACCCGCACCCGCCCGACGGACCGCTCGCGTCCGTCGCCGTCGTGAAGTGAGTGCTCGTCACGGGTCAGGACGGTGCCGGACATCGGCGACTCGGTCTGGCCGAAGCACTGCACGAGCACGGGGCCGAGCGCCTTGAGCGCGCGCTTCTG of the Sporichthya polymorpha DSM 43042 genome contains:
- the cofD gene encoding 2-phospho-L-lactate transferase, with protein sequence MIVGLGGGVGASRFWRALLAELNEPSELTVVVNTADDLWVHGLRVCPDLDTTLYALSGRQDLERGWGVQGESWRVMDAVRSLGGDPWFHLGDLDLGTHLLRTGLLRDGVGLAEVTRRLAVGLGVATPVLPMTEDEVTSYVLTAAGELLHFQEFHVARRSRDDVRAISYRNADTAAPAPGVLEAILTADLVVIAPSNPLASVGPILALPGVREALRASKAPVVAVTPVVSGVPITAPGEQHRADTRVGLLRSVGLSHTAAAAASLLRDVADVFVLDRADEIEAETIAGFGLEVLLADTLATELAAGGIDLPAARAVLERSSPSRASARSAAAPTRERP
- a CDS encoding PucR family transcriptional regulator — protein: MLDATPRSLTAVADALMEREEALVAAQVKAVREFAGYDRIPLPSLRSSARRNVLRVVSVLRGSPDLPAEAEETERQSGGQRALQGIPADVVVGAYRAVMGLLREEFLTTATELAIPAVDVLHATRLLWDLTDRYSTEVVAERQQIDIEFARRDEQERLAFLQRLLTGTLLPAEVLVGGVAYGLVPDAEYWVSRGRHPEEHRHALSRRLEYSGATSNFRPLIGWIDGDVVAVTAKRPTVESDGAVLAVSGPVPPAGFPQAFGEATRLLNVAARFQRQGLVDNNTLSIRIAVVEEGELSEALLARYATPVLATGATAGIVLSTVRTFLACRRHIAETAAALSVHVNTVRYRLARYAELTGADLDDTETLIEVWWALESWALREQTPGA
- a CDS encoding ABC transporter substrate-binding protein, with the translated sequence MSTPRFHVPVNRRGEQTLAPHTFEETHVRVHSRRFLTATPIVLSAALVLSSCGGGSSDSDATAANAAQSEAVVTDPAGAPVDAAGTDSAAADPAAAPVSDAAGEAAAGQAPVTGAAAPVESAGSAANKSSAKKAGTSSDTSAKGAAGASLGGLTSIDSAAERAANDRVAAQRGGATDTGVTKDSIKMGTVGMYGMALGNLLIGPIAAGIKATFTSINDRGGVLGRRLSLVDCDDGPGEVSRSKACIKKLVGQDKIFAFMGYTSWASASIHSDLAQYKVPAIGTWAYSQTEWQDPYMFPTHMSMVHEAMTNAHWVKNVIKPKTYGLLCLTSPEMQLSCSEVQRILDASGAKMVKKVDVGITETSMSGQVLAMRAANPDHVIHYVINAATTTKFLVEASQQNYYPPKGISGNHMAGEIIGSLFGKHPAGRYWTNTTYKLWGTEFMAIMNRYARGNKGLNHHIVQASYVGALVFERAAKAVGPNLTRERLMAQLSNGDVYAADASLEQSWSWNKAERGGTGANQTWSDKQGQGREYMYKYENTNTIANPDGSPSGFAPDKDQFVIYTNK
- a CDS encoding thiolase family protein — translated: MADAWIAGAAMTTFGRSPHGPEVLASQAVAAALADGGLAATEIGQVFLGNAAAGLLLGQEMIRGQVFLRGSGLLGAPIVNVENACASSSSALSLAVTAVRGGMLDAALAVGVEKMTVPDKARVFGALASATDTLRRPDMRTLVATTTLGEARPAGEGAPTASAFMDHYAHKGAVYLEKAGGDVHDLARVVVKSRAFGALNPAAQFTTPTTVEEVLAGRVISDPLRLSMCAPIGDGAAAVVVVSDRLAKRLGRRSVRVAGQGIVSNDPTTPDFPAGLAAAKAFIQAGVGPHDIDVVEVHDAAAPAELFCLEEIGLCPEGGALGLLRDGVTGPGGRRPVNPSGGLLSRGHPVGATGCGQIVELADQLRGRCSARQVPGARLALAQNSGGILGDHEAVAVVTILERTTR